One region of Primulina tabacum isolate GXHZ01 chromosome 1, ASM2559414v2, whole genome shotgun sequence genomic DNA includes:
- the LOC142508032 gene encoding uncharacterized protein LOC142508032: MHTLSQGRGSGRGQSTIESSVEGAYDRFRHMNPPDFIGGPDPLVALEWIKSLEAIFDYLKFTDQEKVRCAVFMLVKAARIWWEATKVTVNVQELKWNEFKDLFYAKYFSSEVKAKKVKEFLELRQDALSVTEYTLKFEEGCVFVPFIAENDKDKGEHFLRGLKPEIRRDEHMSKVVTYQDIVEKALLAEHDEQEIEKERQLRNKLSKLEDKVQVQMFVVATKVRVR, from the coding sequence ATGCATACCTTGAGCCAGGGTCGTGGTAGTGGAAGAGGCCAAAGTACAATTGAAAGTTCTGTTGAGGGTGCTTATGATCGTTTTAGACATATGAACCCTCCTGATTTTATTGGAGGCCCTGATCCCTTAGTGGCTCTTGAATGGATCAAATCGTTGGAAGCCATATTCGATTATTTGAagttcactgaccaagaaaaggTACGTTGTGCTGTGTTTATGTTGGTCAAAGCTGCTCGTATCTGGTGGGAAGCCACCAAGGTGACAGTTAATGTTCAAGAATTAAAGTGGAACgagtttaaagatttattctacgCCAAATATTTCTCGAGCGAAGTAAAAGCCAAGAAGGTGAAGGAATTTCTGGAATTGAGGCAGGATGCTTTGTCTGTTACTGAATATACGTTGAAGTTTGAGGAAGGATGTGTTTTTGTTCCTTTTATTGCTGAGAACGATAAGGATAAAGGTGAACACTTCCTTCGTGGATTGAAGCCAGAGATTCGAAGAGATGAGCATATGTCCAAGGTGGTCACATACCAGGATATTGTTGAGAAGGCCTTGCTAGCCGAGCACGATGAGCAAGAGATCGAGAAAGAGAGGCAATTAAGAAACAAGCTTTCCAAGCTAGAGGACAAGGTGCAAGTGCAAATGTTCGTGGTGGCCACAAAGGTAAGGGTAAGATAG